In Rhizobium sp. CIAT894, the following are encoded in one genomic region:
- a CDS encoding ABC transporter substrate-binding protein has protein sequence MKTYLSGAFALALATVSFAWSSVAMAETQTITFLFTDDDQAYVERMEALSKEFETAHPDIKVNFVSSGYDAVAKQLPVQLAIGEGPDVAKITDWQLAPYYLDMRPLMKDPDGFAKLHGDSLNTLRFPGVNDPNSINGYVASQTFNLPFVNKTLFDQAKEPLPKPTATLKEIVEASARVAKATGAQIPFTMDRSGHRFSGAAFSYGSNYVKDGKFSFPDDAAKHYITDLYNWTKDGSFPKEMWGAAGGTQYKNMGDEFVNGNVVTYIAGNWMVNPFQQKIGDGFDWTAISAPCGDAGCYAMPGGTAIVGFKRTKYPQAVASFIEFLGSEKVQREIAENYVILTGADIKDPQYKLTSKNAKDAMAVFLAARDSAPQAARDLERLKGSGAIYQLIVQRMSQLIVGELSLEDTFKAMSADVDKINVALAANK, from the coding sequence ATGAAAACGTATCTTTCAGGGGCTTTCGCACTGGCGCTGGCCACAGTTTCTTTCGCATGGTCGAGTGTCGCCATGGCGGAAACCCAGACGATTACCTTTCTCTTCACCGACGACGACCAGGCTTATGTCGAGCGCATGGAAGCGCTGAGCAAGGAATTCGAGACCGCACATCCCGACATCAAGGTGAATTTCGTCTCGTCGGGCTATGATGCCGTTGCCAAGCAACTGCCGGTGCAGCTCGCCATCGGTGAAGGCCCCGACGTTGCAAAGATCACCGACTGGCAGCTGGCGCCCTATTACCTCGACATGCGCCCGCTGATGAAGGATCCGGACGGCTTCGCCAAGCTGCACGGCGACAGCCTCAACACGCTTCGCTTCCCCGGCGTCAACGATCCGAACTCGATCAACGGCTACGTCGCCTCGCAGACCTTCAACCTGCCCTTCGTCAACAAGACGCTGTTCGACCAGGCTAAGGAACCGCTTCCCAAACCGACCGCCACGCTGAAGGAGATCGTCGAAGCTTCCGCCCGCGTTGCCAAGGCGACCGGCGCCCAGATCCCGTTCACAATGGACCGCTCGGGCCACCGTTTCTCGGGTGCGGCCTTCTCCTACGGCTCCAACTACGTCAAGGACGGCAAGTTCTCGTTCCCGGACGATGCCGCCAAGCACTACATCACCGATCTCTACAACTGGACGAAGGACGGCTCCTTCCCCAAGGAAATGTGGGGTGCTGCCGGCGGAACCCAGTACAAGAACATGGGTGACGAGTTCGTCAACGGCAATGTCGTGACCTATATCGCCGGCAACTGGATGGTCAATCCGTTCCAGCAGAAGATCGGCGACGGCTTCGACTGGACGGCGATCAGCGCGCCCTGCGGTGACGCCGGCTGCTACGCGATGCCGGGCGGCACGGCGATCGTCGGCTTCAAGCGCACCAAGTATCCGCAGGCCGTCGCCTCGTTCATCGAGTTCCTCGGCTCCGAAAAGGTCCAGCGTGAAATCGCCGAAAACTACGTCATCCTGACCGGCGCCGACATCAAGGATCCGCAGTACAAGCTGACCAGCAAGAACGCGAAGGACGCCATGGCCGTCTTCCTCGCAGCCCGCGACAGCGCGCCGCAGGCCGCCCGCGACCTGGAACGCCTCAAGGGATCCGGGGCCATCTATCAGTTGATCGTCCAGCGGATGAGCCAGTTGATCGTCGGCGAACTTTCCCTCGAGGACACCTTCAAGGCAATGAGCGCAGACGTCGACAAGATCAACGTGGCACTCGCCGCCAACAAGTAA
- a CDS encoding sulfite exporter TauE/SafE family protein, giving the protein MEPTPVNYSSLSIIGSGGLVGFMLGLLGGGGSILATPLLLYVVGVAQPHVAIGTGALAVSVNAFANFAGHAIKGHVWWRCAVVFSLLGIVGALAGSSLGKAMDGDHLIFLFGILMLVVGVLMLKPKKAVAAECRPVDLRMCLATGAVALAAGATSGFFGIGGGFLIVPGLMMATGMPMINAVGTSLLSVGVFGLATALNYASSGLVDWWLATEFIGGGIMGGTLGMLLAARLSVYKNVLNRLFAVLVFVVAGYILYRNAGPFLPR; this is encoded by the coding sequence ATGGAACCGACGCCCGTGAACTATTCGAGTTTATCGATAATCGGTTCCGGCGGGCTCGTCGGGTTCATGCTCGGTCTCCTCGGCGGAGGCGGATCCATTCTGGCCACCCCACTGCTGCTCTATGTCGTCGGCGTGGCGCAGCCGCATGTCGCCATAGGCACCGGGGCGCTTGCGGTTTCGGTGAACGCATTCGCCAACTTTGCCGGCCATGCAATCAAGGGGCACGTTTGGTGGCGCTGCGCGGTCGTCTTCTCCTTACTCGGCATTGTCGGCGCTCTCGCCGGTTCCAGCCTTGGCAAGGCGATGGACGGAGACCATCTGATCTTCCTGTTCGGCATTCTGATGCTGGTCGTCGGCGTCCTGATGTTGAAGCCTAAAAAGGCGGTGGCGGCAGAATGTCGCCCGGTCGACTTGAGAATGTGCCTTGCCACCGGCGCCGTGGCACTTGCCGCCGGCGCGACATCCGGGTTCTTCGGCATCGGCGGGGGATTTCTGATCGTTCCCGGCCTGATGATGGCCACAGGCATGCCGATGATCAATGCGGTCGGCACCTCGCTTCTGTCTGTCGGTGTATTCGGACTGGCGACGGCCCTGAACTATGCCAGTTCCGGGCTGGTGGACTGGTGGCTTGCCACCGAGTTCATTGGTGGCGGCATCATGGGAGGAACGCTCGGCATGCTCCTTGCCGCCCGTCTAAGCGTTTACAAGAACGTCCTCAACCGCCTCTTCGCGGTGCTCGTCTTCGTAGTCGCGGGGTACATCCTGTATCGGAACGCGGGACCATTTCTGCCGAGGTGA
- a CDS encoding YeeE/YedE family protein — MNRNLRRSSAAFASGIVFGFGLSLSGMLNPVRVQGFLEIFGAWDPSLAFVLGGAVIVTFIGVQVMKRMTHPAFDDSFHVPENREIDAPLVVGSALFGLGWGIGGFCPGPAVASLSIGLPQTVLFVAAMLVGMTLHDRVWNRRP; from the coding sequence ATGAACCGGAATCTCCGCCGATCCTCCGCAGCCTTCGCATCCGGCATCGTCTTCGGCTTTGGGCTATCCTTATCCGGCATGCTGAATCCAGTTCGCGTTCAAGGCTTCCTCGAAATCTTCGGCGCTTGGGATCCAAGCTTGGCATTCGTTCTCGGCGGCGCGGTGATCGTCACTTTCATCGGCGTGCAGGTGATGAAACGGATGACGCATCCAGCCTTCGACGACAGCTTCCATGTGCCCGAGAACCGTGAGATAGACGCTCCTTTGGTCGTCGGTTCCGCGCTTTTCGGTCTGGGCTGGGGGATCGGCGGATTCTGTCCCGGCCCGGCAGTCGCTTCCCTCTCAATCGGCCTTCCCCAGACGGTCCTTTTTGTCGCCGCAATGCTGGTCGGGATGACCTTGCATGACAGGGTATGGAACCGACGCCCGTGA
- a CDS encoding YeeE/YedE family protein, producing MSAYLPSLMGGVLIGASAVMFLLLNGRIAGISGIVGRLIQGAGITNNLAFVLGLLLGPLSYLTMFGDLPAVQITAGWPLIVVAGLLVGFGSRMGSGCTSGHGVLGLARLSPRSMVAVATFLTAGVVAVAALRTFGS from the coding sequence ATGAGTGCCTATCTTCCATCGTTGATGGGAGGCGTGCTGATCGGCGCCTCCGCGGTCATGTTTCTCCTCCTCAACGGCCGGATTGCCGGGATCAGCGGGATCGTCGGTCGACTGATACAAGGCGCCGGCATAACCAACAACCTTGCCTTCGTCCTTGGATTACTACTCGGGCCGCTATCCTACCTCACGATGTTCGGCGACTTGCCGGCCGTGCAGATCACCGCCGGCTGGCCGCTGATCGTGGTTGCGGGACTGCTCGTCGGTTTCGGCTCAAGAATGGGATCGGGCTGCACCAGCGGACACGGTGTACTCGGGCTTGCCCGCTTGTCGCCAAGATCGATGGTGGCGGTCGCCACCTTTCTGACGGCAGGCGTGGTCGCCGTCGCAGCTCTGAGAACGTTCGGATCATGA
- the bigR gene encoding sulfite-sensing transcriptional repressor BigR: MGMSSDPKEMMKAGLSPAELLSRAGEVADLLKTLSHPARLMIVCTLVQGEYAVGELEEKLDVHQPHLSQHLTVLRGSSIVETRREGKQIFYRLTEEKAAQLVGALYDIFCVKEEK, from the coding sequence ATGGGCATGAGTTCCGATCCGAAAGAAATGATGAAAGCGGGGCTATCGCCCGCCGAGCTGTTGTCGCGTGCCGGCGAGGTCGCCGACCTGTTGAAGACACTGTCTCACCCGGCGCGCCTGATGATCGTCTGCACGCTTGTACAGGGGGAGTATGCGGTCGGCGAGCTGGAAGAGAAGCTTGACGTCCACCAGCCGCATCTGTCGCAGCATCTGACGGTGCTGCGCGGTTCGAGCATCGTCGAAACCCGGCGGGAAGGCAAGCAGATCTTCTACCGGCTGACGGAGGAGAAGGCGGCCCAACTGGTCGGCGCGCTGTACGACATTTTCTGCGTGAAGGAAGAAAAATGA